CCTGTTCTGACGGTTTATGTGATCTTTATTGCAATAATGGGCGGATATATTGCAATTACGCTCTCGCAGAGCATGAATTTTAATTATTACGTCAATTCACTCATGCTTTCAATCCGTTTTGGCGATTTTCTGCCGGGTGTGGCAAAAACTTTTGTTTTCGGCTTTATAGTCGGGATGGTTGGAGCCTACAAGGGCTACACGGCCGAGAACGGGACCGAAGGTGTAGGGAAAGCCTCCACGACCTCGGTAGTTGTTTCATCGCTGCTGATTCTTTTATTTGATATGGTGCTTGTTAAAATAACATTGTGGTTATGGCCGACTTGATGGTAGAAATAAAAAAACTAAGCAAAACCTTTGATTCTCACAAGGTGCTGGAAAAAATTTCCCTGAATGTGGAAAAGGGGGAAAACCTAGTCGTTTTTGGCAGAAGCGGGACCGGTAAGAGTGTGCTTCTGAAGTGCATTATAGGTCTTATGACGCCTGACGAGGGGGACATAAATGTGGACGGGCAGGATATGCTGAAGCTTTCCTACCGGCAGTTGAATGAGGTGAGAAAAAACATAGGATTTCTTTTCCAGAGCGGGGCTTTGTACGATTCAATGACTGTGAGGGAAAACCTCGCATTCCCGCTAAACAGGCACTTCAAGCTGCCCGCCTCTGAAGTGGAAGACAGGGTTATTAAAACTCTTGAAATGGTTTCTCTTGTTGATGCTGTAGATAAAATGCCTTCTGAGCTCTCCGGCGGCATGCGTAAAAGAATAGCTCTTGCGCGTTCAATTATCACGGAACCGAAACTGATGCTTTATGATGAGCCTACAACGGGACTTGATCCCCTGACTACAAAGGAGATCAGCGAGCTGATTCTGGAGCTGCAGAAAAAACTGAATATGACTTCCATTGCCGTTACACATGACCTGATATGTGCTAATATTATTGCTGACAGGGCTATATTCCTCAAAGACGCAGTTATTGCTTATGAGGGAACGATAAGCGAGCTTACGAGTTCGCAGGACAAATTTTTACAAAACTTTTTTAGTACGGAAGTTATTAAAGCCTAAGCTAGGAGATATAAATGCTGAAAAATTTCACGGGTGCACGCCTGGGACTTTTTGTCTTTCTGGGTACCGCCCTACTGGTAACTGCAATTTTTCTTATCGGGGGAAGGGAATCCCTCTTTCAGTCAACTTTTACCATAAAAGCCATGTTTGCAACCGTTGAAGGCCTGAGAACCGGAGCACCTGTAAGGCTGAGCGGTATTAACGTGGGAAGTGTAAGCGAAATTGAAATTGCAAATGATACCACAGGACGTGTTGTTGTAACAATGAGAGTAAACTCCGATATAAAAAACTTCATACGCAAGGATACCAGGGCTACAATTGAAACAGAAGGTCTCGTGGGCAATAAAATTGTTGTTCTTACCGTTGGAACGACAGCCTACGAGATAGTTAAAGACGGGGGCTTTGTACGCTCAAAATCACCTGTAAGCATTGCTGAAATTATAGCCGAAAGCCAGGGGACACTCAACTATCTGAAGGATATAACAAAGGATTTTTCTGAAATAGTGTCCAAGATTAATAACGGAGAGGGCACAATAGGTAAAATTGTAAATGATGATGAGCTCTACAATTCGGCAACACAGATTACCAAGTCGGCCGACCGGAGCCTGAATACAATTACAACAAAGCTTAATGAGATTTCGGATATTGTAAAGAATACGACGGGTGACTTCCAGAAGATTATTTCCGACCTGGACAATACGATTCTGAAGGTGGATAATGTAGTCGATAATGTGCGTCAGGGCAAGGGGCTTCTTGGACAGCTGGTTTCAGACAAGAGCACCTACAGCGACTCTGTAAAGGCGATAGTTAAAAATCTGACCGCCACAACAGAACAGGTAAAAGTAGGGGCTTCAAGGTTCTCTGAGAATATGGAAGCCTTAAAGCATAACTGGCTCTTTAAGAGCTATTTTGAGGAAAGGGGCTACTGGGATGCCAACGAATATGAAAAAAACATAGACAGCAAGTTATCCGAAATAAAGGAAAAAACAAGAACCCTGGATCAGAAGATTAAGGAATTAAAATCTCTGGAGAATAATACGGGGACCAGGACACGCTAGCTCAGGACTGTTTATTAAATTCTGCCTTTTTTAACTCCTCACAAAACCTTAATTTACCGGGTTAATTTTTATTTTACCGGTTCAAAGAGCGCCCCCAAGAAAAGGCGCCCTTTGAACCCAGATTGAACTTTCAAAACCGATATGTCAAAAAATCCTAACAATAATTCACGCGATAAGATCATTGTAAAGGGCGCAAGAGAGCATAATCTTAAGAACCTTTCTCTGGAGATTCCGCGCAATAAACTGGTGGTTTTTACCGGTGTTTCGGGCAGCGGTAAATCATCCCTTGTCTTTGATACGATTTATGCCGAAGGGCAGCGCCGCTACGTTGAAAGCCTTTCTTCATACGCCAGACAGTTTCTGGAAAGAATAAATAAGCCCGACGTGGACTTTATTTACGGTATAAGTCCTGCTGTAGCAATTGAGCAGAAAACGGGCTCGAGGAATACACGTTCAACCGTTGGGACTACAACAGAGATCTACGATTACCTGAGGCTTCTTTTTGCCCGTATCGGGAAGACCTATTGCATTAATTGCGGAAACGTGGTAAAAAAAGATACCGTAGGATCTGTCTCGGAGTGGCTCGAAAGCCAGCCCGAAGAGGGAAGGTTTTACATGGGCTTTCCGATGCACAGCCATGAGGGAAGGACACTCAAAGAAGAAGTTGAGCTCCTTAAAAGGCGGGGCTTTTTCAGGATATTTATTAAGGATAAGCTTGCAGACCTTAATGAAAAGTACACGCTGCCGAGGAAAAAAGAGCCGATATACGTTGTTATAGACCGCTTCAAGGTTAAAAAGGGTAAAGTAAGGGAAACGCTCTCGGAATCAATTGAAACTTCATTTAAGGAAGGGGAGGGGCGCCTTGCGGTTATTAATGCAGACAACTTTGAGGTGAAGAATTTTAACCGCTTTTACGAGTGCTGCGGAACGCGTTATGAAGAACCCGAGCCGCATTTCTTTTCATTTAACAATCCTTTCGGTGCATGCCCTGTCTGCCAGGGTTTCGGAAGGACGGTTGGAATTGACATGGACCTTGTGGTTCCAAATCCCAATCTTACGATAGTTGAAGGTGCAATTGCCCCGTGGCGCGGCGTTAAGTACAGCAAGCATCTGAGGGATTTGGTGCGTACGGCAAAAGATCACGGCATTCCGACTCAGGTTCCGTTCAGGGAGCTTTCCGACGAGCAGGTGGAAACTATTAAAAGGGGTTATTCCGGGTTTATGGGAATTGACAGATTCTTTGAGGACCTGGAAAGCCATACTTATAAGATGCATATAAGGGTGCTTTTAAGCCGTTACCGCGGTTATACAACCTGTGCGGCCTGCAAGGGTTCACGCCTGAGGCGCGAGACTGAGCAGGTTAAAATCGGCGGCAGCTCAATACAGGACGTTGTAAGGCTTTCTATAGAAAAGGCTTTTCAGTTTTTCCTTTCGCTGAAGCTTACTGAATATGAGATGTCAATTGCCGAAAGGATACTTAAGGAGATCATAAAGCGCCTTACGTTCTTAAATGACGTCGGCCTGGGATACCTTACAATGGACCGCCTGAGCAGCACGCTTTCAGGAGGTGAGACACAGAGGATTAATCTTGCCACTTCACTCGGGTCTTCACTTATAGGAACGCTTTATGTTTTGGATGAGCCGAGTATAGGGCTTCACCCCAGGGACAACACGCGCCTGATCAGGATACTGAAATCCCTAAGGGATATAGGTAACACGGTCCTTGTAGTTGAGCACGACCCTGAAATGATGCACGAAGCGGATATTATTGCCGACATGGGTCCCCGTGCGGGAATCCATGGCGGTGAGATTACTGCAATGGGAAGCTATGAAGAGATATTAAAGGATCCTAATTCACTTACGGGAAAGTATCTTTCGGGAAAGCTGACGATACCGGTTCCCGAGGTGAGAAATACAGCCGCCACAAAACTCCTTCAGATCAAAGGAGCCAGGGAACACAACCTGAAGAATATTGACGTCGATATACCGCTTAATAAATTTGTGGTCATAACGGGCGTCAGCGGTTCGGGCAAGAGTACCTTAATTCACGACGTGCTCTTTGGGGGCGTTACAAAACTTCTCGGGGGCAACCCTCCTAAAATCGGGCGCTTTGAGGACATAAAAGGGGTGAACCAGATTGACAACATTGAAATTGTGGACCAGTCCCCGATTGGCAGAAGCCCCCGCTCGAACCCAATAAGCTACGTTAAGGCTTATGAGCTTATACGTGAGCTTTTTGCCAATACGCACCAGGCAAGGGCAAGAGGATACAAGCCGGGCTACTTTTCATTCAACGTTCCGGGCGGGAGGTGCGAGACGTGCCAGGGTGAAGGCCATGTGAAGGTTGAAATGCAGTTTCTGGCCGATCTTTATCTTGAATGCGAGGACTGCAAGGGCACGCGCTTTAAGAAAGAGATAAGGGAGATCACCTATAAAGGGAAAAACCTCGTTGAAGTGCTTGAAATGTCTGTTGATGAGGCCTTGGAGCTTTTCAGCGACAGCAATAAAATAAGGAACTACCTGCAGGTTTTATCCGATGTGGGCCTGGGTTATATAAAGCTGGGGCAGCCCTCCAACACCCTGTCGGGAGGTGAAGCACAGAGAGTAAAGTTAGCGGCACACCTTTCCACACAGAAAGACAGTGAGCATACGCTTTTTATATTCGATGAGCCTACGACAGGCCTTCACTTTGATGACATCAGCAAGCTTCTTAACTGCTTTAAGATGCTGCTTGAAAGGAATAATTCAGTTGTAATAATTGAACACAATCTGGATGTAATTAAAAGTGCGGATTATATAATTGATCTTGGTCCCGAGGCGGGTGAAAAAGGGGGCGAAGTAGTAGCCTGCGGCACTCCCGAGGAGATAATTGAAGCCTCTGCGTCCTATACCGGGCAGTATTTAAAAAGCTATCTTGACGGTCAGAAGTAAGTTACGTTAAATCTAATTTTCCAGGCAGGCATATGTGGGAATACCCAGTCATATGCCTGCTTTTTTCAACTATAGTCCCCAAATTTTCCCACACAGCCACAGTCAGGCGTTGCAATTTCACAGCGTAATTTGCATAAAAACCGGAAGCCTTGAAAATGCTCTAAAAACAAACAAAATGTCTCATTTTGTAGGGGAAAGCCTTACAAAATTTGTTGAAAAATAGACTACAGAGCACCTCTATCTTGGCCTACATTAATATCAGAAAAAGACCTATACCAGCTCTTTGGATAATATGTTAAGTTCATAAGTGTTACATAATTAGCCGTATGCCAGGCAATTAAAATTCTGCGAACAAAGGAGGAATGTATGTTGTGGACGATTTTTGCCATTCTTTTGGTACTATGGATCATAGGGATGGCCAGTTCTTACACGCTTGGCGGATTTATACATATACTGCTTGCAGCCGCAATAATACTGGCAATCATAAGCCTGGTGCGTGGAAGAAGCGTCGTATAGCATACGGTTAATTAAATCATTAATTCATGTGTAATGCAAAGATACGATTCATTAACAAAGGCAAGGTGGTTTTATGAAGATGAGGAAGCTTATCTCTAAACTAAATGTTTTGTTCATTTCGGCATCGTTGGTCTTTATATCTGAGTATTCCTTTGCCCAGAACGACAACACGGGCAATAGTACCAGAAACAGTTCAACCTACAGCACTTCCGATACGACCAATAATACGGGTAGTCAGACCGGCGGTTATAATAGAGATAACACCGGTTCGAGCCGCGGCACAGGTATGAGTTCTGATACCTCTTATAACAGAAGCAGAAGCAACTCGGGATACGACAGCAATACCGGAACAAGCAGGGATACTTCTTATAACAGAAGCAATTCGGGCTGGAATAATAACACCGGAACAAGCAGGGATACATCATATAGAGGAAACACGGGAACGGACAATAATACCGGCGGATCACGTACAGGCACAGGTTACGGTACAGGCACCGGCGGAACAGGGACAGGAACTAGCGGCACCGGCACTCCCGGCACTACTGGCGGCAGCGGAACGGGTACTGGTACGGGCACTGGCGGAATGGGAACCGGGACCGGCACGGGGACTAACACCGGAACAGGTACAGGTACCGGAGTCGGCACCGGGACAGGAACGGGCACCGGGACAGGCACAGGCTGGGGTACTCCTCCGATTAACCGTGACACTACAAAAAGATCCGGAACACAGGACAATACAGGTTCATACAATCAGGACAATTCAGGCCGTGACAATACAGGTACAAACAGAAGCAGTGACGACAACACAGGTTATCAGCAGGGCGGATCCAAAAACAAGTCCGGCAGTTCTACAGGTACATCGATGGGCAGCGGCAAAAAGGGAAGTTCTACTATGAGTGATACTTCCAGCACAACCCATACCAAAAAACATAAAAGAACTACAAAGACCAAGGGTACTTCAGGATCTACAACAGGATCATATGAAGAGAACTCCAGTTCTGAACAGAGCACTTCGACAGGAACCTCTGTAAGAAGCGGAAACAAGAGCGGTTCTTCAATGAGCGGTGATACCTCAAAATCCACTACTCACAAGAAGCATCACAAGAAGTCATCAAAGAGCAAAAGCAGTACTTCAGGTTCCTCTAACACAGGCTCAATGAACGAAAGCACGGGCAGCACCGGCAATCATAGCGGAACAACTATGAGAAGCGGCAGCAAGAGCGGTTCTTCAATGAGTGATACATCGAAGTCTACCACTCACAAAAAGCATCATAAAAAATCATCAAAGAGCAAGAGCAGCACTTCAGGCTCTTCCAGTACAGGATCGATGAACGAAAATACAGGCAACAGCAGCGATCAGAGCGGGACTTCAATGAGAAGTAAAAGCAAAAGCGGGTCTTCTATGAGTGATACCGGATCTGCCATGCACAGCAAAAAACATCATAAGAAATCCTCAAAGAGCAGCAGCAAGGGTACTACAGGTTCAGGTTCCAATACCGGTTCAAGCAGAGAGGGCAGTTCATCCGGATATGACAACAATACAGGTTCCGGCACAGGCTCAAGCTCAAGCTATGGCTCAGGTTCGCAGCAGATGAATACCGGCAGCAGCGGCTCGGGAACGAGCACCGGCACTTCCGGAACAATGGGCGGCGGAAGCAATACGAATACTAATACAGATACCAGCAAGAGCCAGAACAGCAATAGCAACTATAACAATAACAGTTCAAGCGACCAGAATAAATCGGGCACAAAGTAGATATTTCTGATTGAAGAGGGCTGATGTGTTCTTATATATAATTTGAAGAAAAGAGGATAGGAAAGAACCAACGACTTTCCGGTTTATATCTGTTAAGACTGACATTATTCCGGTAAAACTCTTAGAATGCTGAAAACAGATAAAGACACAAGATACAATCAGAGCTTGATTCCATCCTGTCCTTTGTTGCAGAAGGAAGTAAATTGAGGGTGAAAATCCCTCAGTTTACTTCCATAATAAATATCATAAAAAAAATTGAATAAGGAATTTAGAGATGAGCCGCAGCGAAAAAGCAAAACTCGAACTATATACAGCCATTCTTTCATATCTGAACGAAAACAGGAACGTTACCTGCAATATAAGAGCTTTTATGTGGTCCATTTCAAAATTCCGCAAGCTTACTGAAGAGATCAGATGCAAGCAGATGGAACTTTCATCGGAATCGCTGGAGAAGTCACTCCAGGTATCCAAAGCTAAAGACGATCTGATACTTCTCCTTCTGCCCGTTATTACTTCACTTCACAACTATGCAAAGGAAACAAAGGACGTCCAGCTTAAGTCGACAACAAGGGTAACTTACAGTCAGATTGTAAGAATACAGGACAGGGAGCTTATTGAAAAGACTCTGATGATTACGCGGCTTGCTGAAAAATACATGACAAGGATGAGGCGTCAGGAGATAACAATCCACACGCTTCAGAACCTCAGGTATAAAGCTGAAAAGTTCAGGCTCCTTTTAGAAGACAGGTTCTTCAGCTTTATTTCAAGCAGTGCGCTTCTTGCAATGAACGCCCTTTTTGCCGAAGCCGACAAGATGCTTTATAATTTTATAGACA
The DNA window shown above is from Ignavibacteria bacterium and carries:
- a CDS encoding ABC transporter ATP-binding protein — protein: MADLMVEIKKLSKTFDSHKVLEKISLNVEKGENLVVFGRSGTGKSVLLKCIIGLMTPDEGDINVDGQDMLKLSYRQLNEVRKNIGFLFQSGALYDSMTVRENLAFPLNRHFKLPASEVEDRVIKTLEMVSLVDAVDKMPSELSGGMRKRIALARSIITEPKLMLYDEPTTGLDPLTTKEISELILELQKKLNMTSIAVTHDLICANIIADRAIFLKDAVIAYEGTISELTSSQDKFLQNFFSTEVIKA
- the uvrA gene encoding excinuclease ABC subunit UvrA, with amino-acid sequence MSKNPNNNSRDKIIVKGAREHNLKNLSLEIPRNKLVVFTGVSGSGKSSLVFDTIYAEGQRRYVESLSSYARQFLERINKPDVDFIYGISPAVAIEQKTGSRNTRSTVGTTTEIYDYLRLLFARIGKTYCINCGNVVKKDTVGSVSEWLESQPEEGRFYMGFPMHSHEGRTLKEEVELLKRRGFFRIFIKDKLADLNEKYTLPRKKEPIYVVIDRFKVKKGKVRETLSESIETSFKEGEGRLAVINADNFEVKNFNRFYECCGTRYEEPEPHFFSFNNPFGACPVCQGFGRTVGIDMDLVVPNPNLTIVEGAIAPWRGVKYSKHLRDLVRTAKDHGIPTQVPFRELSDEQVETIKRGYSGFMGIDRFFEDLESHTYKMHIRVLLSRYRGYTTCAACKGSRLRRETEQVKIGGSSIQDVVRLSIEKAFQFFLSLKLTEYEMSIAERILKEIIKRLTFLNDVGLGYLTMDRLSSTLSGGETQRINLATSLGSSLIGTLYVLDEPSIGLHPRDNTRLIRILKSLRDIGNTVLVVEHDPEMMHEADIIADMGPRAGIHGGEITAMGSYEEILKDPNSLTGKYLSGKLTIPVPEVRNTAATKLLQIKGAREHNLKNIDVDIPLNKFVVITGVSGSGKSTLIHDVLFGGVTKLLGGNPPKIGRFEDIKGVNQIDNIEIVDQSPIGRSPRSNPISYVKAYELIRELFANTHQARARGYKPGYFSFNVPGGRCETCQGEGHVKVEMQFLADLYLECEDCKGTRFKKEIREITYKGKNLVEVLEMSVDEALELFSDSNKIRNYLQVLSDVGLGYIKLGQPSNTLSGGEAQRVKLAAHLSTQKDSEHTLFIFDEPTTGLHFDDISKLLNCFKMLLERNNSVVIIEHNLDVIKSADYIIDLGPEAGEKGGEVVACGTPEEIIEASASYTGQYLKSYLDGQK
- a CDS encoding MCE family protein, with the translated sequence MLKNFTGARLGLFVFLGTALLVTAIFLIGGRESLFQSTFTIKAMFATVEGLRTGAPVRLSGINVGSVSEIEIANDTTGRVVVTMRVNSDIKNFIRKDTRATIETEGLVGNKIVVLTVGTTAYEIVKDGGFVRSKSPVSIAEIIAESQGTLNYLKDITKDFSEIVSKINNGEGTIGKIVNDDELYNSATQITKSADRSLNTITTKLNEISDIVKNTTGDFQKIISDLDNTILKVDNVVDNVRQGKGLLGQLVSDKSTYSDSVKAIVKNLTATTEQVKVGASRFSENMEALKHNWLFKSYFEERGYWDANEYEKNIDSKLSEIKEKTRTLDQKIKELKSLENNTGTRTR
- a CDS encoding lmo0937 family membrane protein, whose translation is MLWTIFAILLVLWIIGMASSYTLGGFIHILLAAAIILAIISLVRGRSVV